The Nitrospira lenta genome contains a region encoding:
- a CDS encoding GAF and ANTAR domain-containing protein — translation MESKKLSAAHLERALREKIREVDVLHRISESISNTLDLESVLRHIVDVVVEVTKADACLLYLLSDGRDELILRASKNPHPRLIGRITIGLGEGITGWVARERTRVVIPSNASEDPRFKFFNNLPEDRYQAFVSVPILAKKVVSGVINVQHKRSRRYREDELALLTTIANQVGGAIENARLYDQMRRKALQLETLSQVSETVASNRITEDVLQLIVTMTAQMLGSKICSIMLLDEASGELRIVATQSLSEEYRRKPNLKVGQSISGRAVQGRRSIIVPEVTKERDYMYPDLAAKEGLCSLLSVPMMMREKCVGVINSYTSVPRTFTSEEVRLMQAIANQAAISIEHTTLLEKSFEMQEALAVRKLLERAKGCLMRSKKLSEDEAFKLIQRQSMDLRKSMREIAEAILLASSIEERAGSGARP, via the coding sequence ATGGAATCAAAAAAGCTTTCAGCGGCACACCTAGAGCGAGCATTGCGGGAAAAAATTCGTGAAGTAGATGTCTTGCATCGGATCAGTGAATCGATTAGTAACACCCTCGATCTTGAGTCCGTGCTTCGGCACATTGTGGATGTCGTGGTCGAGGTGACGAAAGCGGACGCCTGTCTGCTATATCTGCTGTCCGATGGACGGGATGAGCTCATCCTGCGGGCATCAAAGAATCCGCACCCCAGATTGATTGGGCGCATTACGATCGGATTAGGCGAAGGCATCACCGGCTGGGTGGCCCGCGAGCGGACTCGTGTGGTGATTCCCAGCAACGCCAGTGAGGATCCTCGGTTCAAGTTTTTCAACAACCTTCCGGAAGATCGCTATCAAGCGTTTGTATCCGTGCCGATTCTTGCCAAGAAAGTAGTCAGCGGCGTTATCAATGTGCAGCATAAACGCTCGCGCAGGTATCGAGAGGATGAACTTGCGCTGCTCACGACCATTGCCAATCAGGTCGGCGGGGCGATCGAGAATGCGCGACTCTACGACCAGATGCGCCGGAAGGCGCTGCAGTTGGAGACGCTCTCGCAAGTCTCCGAGACGGTTGCCTCGAACCGGATCACCGAGGATGTGTTGCAGCTCATCGTGACCATGACCGCGCAGATGTTGGGGTCGAAAATCTGTTCGATCATGCTGCTGGACGAAGCCAGCGGAGAACTGCGAATTGTGGCGACACAAAGCTTGAGTGAAGAGTACCGGCGAAAGCCCAATCTCAAGGTCGGACAGAGCATCAGCGGCAGGGCCGTCCAGGGGCGCCGGTCGATTATTGTGCCCGAGGTGACGAAAGAGCGGGACTATATGTATCCGGACTTGGCGGCGAAGGAAGGGCTCTGCTCCTTGCTTTCGGTGCCGATGATGATGCGGGAAAAGTGCGTGGGCGTGATCAATAGTTACACGTCGGTTCCCCGTACCTTCACGTCGGAAGAAGTGCGGCTCATGCAAGCCATCGCCAATCAAGCGGCGATCTCCATTGAGCATACGACGTTATTAGAGAAATCATTCGAAATGCAGGAAGCGCTGGCCGTGCGGAAATTGCTCGAACGGGCGAAAGGCTGCTTGATGCGATCGAAAAAGCTCTCCGAGGATGAAGCGTTCAAGCTAATCCAGCGTCAGAGTATGGATTTGAGGAAGTCGATGCGGGAGATCGCTGAGGCGATTTTATTGGCCAGTTCGATTGAAGAGCGGGCAGGCAGCGGAGCCAGGCCGTAA
- the aroB gene encoding 3-dehydroquinate synthase, with product MGKIEQRVSVSLKSRSYDIVIKPGLIDELGVRLQSLASTERVGIVTDRHVARHYLSAVVSQCKQAGLHPVSIVLPPGEKNKTLATVEKILDVLARERFERKSLLMALGGGVVGDMTGFAAAIYQRGIPFVQVPTTLVAQVDSSVGGKTGVDHRLGKNLIGAFHQPKAVWIDTKFLGTLPKREWIAGLAEVIKYGIIADKRFFVYLERTMPAILKLEPRAVMQIVKRSCEIKAQVVAADEQESDRRRILNYGHTIGHALEALGGYQSLIHGEAVGIGLVLEADLARHQGYCNSKTVDRIRSVVRAAGLSDRLTSPSLEKVWSAMQHDKKVSQGKVVGVWPNAIGRVRIVPIERGTFAEWFKTVSVGGSGRSRYTAKRGQ from the coding sequence ATGGGGAAAATAGAACAGCGAGTGTCTGTGTCGCTTAAGTCGCGAAGCTACGACATTGTCATCAAACCAGGCTTGATCGACGAGCTTGGGGTGCGCCTTCAGTCGCTTGCCTCGACGGAACGTGTCGGTATTGTGACAGATCGCCATGTCGCTCGGCACTACCTCTCCGCAGTGGTCTCGCAATGTAAACAAGCCGGCCTCCATCCGGTCTCAATCGTATTGCCACCAGGGGAAAAGAATAAGACGCTTGCGACCGTTGAGAAGATTCTCGATGTCCTGGCGAGGGAGCGCTTCGAACGGAAGTCGTTGCTGATGGCCTTGGGGGGTGGGGTTGTCGGAGATATGACAGGGTTTGCTGCCGCGATTTACCAGCGAGGGATTCCGTTCGTCCAAGTGCCGACTACACTGGTCGCGCAAGTAGATTCGAGTGTCGGCGGGAAAACCGGCGTCGATCATCGGTTGGGAAAGAATCTTATCGGAGCATTTCATCAGCCCAAGGCCGTATGGATTGATACGAAGTTTCTGGGCACACTTCCGAAGCGGGAATGGATCGCAGGTCTGGCCGAAGTGATTAAGTACGGCATCATTGCCGACAAGAGGTTCTTTGTATATCTCGAACGAACGATGCCAGCCATTTTGAAGCTTGAGCCTCGGGCTGTCATGCAGATTGTGAAGCGCTCCTGTGAGATTAAGGCTCAGGTGGTGGCGGCGGATGAGCAGGAGTCTGATCGTCGAAGAATTTTGAATTATGGGCATACAATCGGACACGCGCTGGAGGCCTTAGGCGGCTATCAATCGTTGATTCATGGAGAGGCTGTCGGCATTGGACTGGTGCTTGAAGCCGATTTAGCCAGGCATCAGGGATATTGCAATTCCAAGACGGTTGATCGAATCAGGTCGGTCGTCCGTGCTGCCGGTTTGTCCGATCGTCTGACTAGTCCTTCTCTGGAGAAGGTGTGGTCGGCCATGCAGCATGACAAGAAGGTCTCGCAAGGGAAAGTCGTAGGCGTGTGGCCGAACGCGATCGGTCGAGTTCGGATTGTCCCGATTGAGCGAGGCACGTTTGCGGAGTGGTTTAAAACGGTTTCGGTTGGGGGAAGCGGACGATCACGGTACACAGCGAAACGGGGGCAGTGA